In Hippoglossus stenolepis isolate QCI-W04-F060 chromosome 21, HSTE1.2, whole genome shotgun sequence, one DNA window encodes the following:
- the LOC118100580 gene encoding uncharacterized protein LOC118100580 produces MSCVEKRHVSHRGGSMLHHRFPNGFTDVFMDETDREVSTLTDRAFRSLCVGDDAVYNDELLYGYSPFSCHKPLAGEPLKKTHHKESKKHGQKKCDKNNAQPWKQQQQKNMSNMTSFLKALSATEESCEGMLIKNGGIMDSNGESWDKSALRSIQKELSEFSTDYHPNLREGHYKNHHRHHSGGGSSNKTGKDAALPSGKSSKIKNGKTTVKLRKLNIKNFFLHSELSPFQTWRDFKHFPFGQEETVTSIRPTDKIPKWFDLPFYKELTDAHRKETLHTVEEQSCQKAAVEPPPPTAPKPIPPPPPPKVLPKPSATPAEKRCSSEGGDGITAPWRRNRSRATSAIPVNQPEIPSQDNYSKPVDETLLLVKKEPKSVEVKAIEEVSSLASTPFSICQLMTPLIPSRQPTETSEILSVFSPSALDLPLRPHSEVKVTPEPPVKRESYKSLASSILFNLKDNRKRVKSRYSPPKFKTIELPDGGIQSPQSDQYKHPHAGSEGNASGFNTPAIFRGGQTVCSPILEPDSSPTVGLTNNDTNRPLSVDYLLSNLLQTKKEAGNGEENPMSPFTRPKKNRSPMGKKQIYPSLNLYKKTNPVDSDLKYVQVPASTVAPVHTDQLTVTDELSPLMLNKELSPTALPINTWPLPNTLNVSKDLSPIISPRAIENERLSSNLSVGKRLTNLPDKAKQLVKDTKEIDSGAQPAFKEKEASGQTMSTMDVIRAAREAINSAKNKALSATQPESINKPISDVEEMKEREVDEKVAYSKEKVSNKREGSLSENNNVFSQSRNESTGTTLVGKNPVKKEPPPVPKRNFAKSDVEFAFDRHQTHNVDKPSRCNSVDAKLDLPEKENESVPKQAKSKHVFSARQNNYIKNQRCAVTDDDQGQEYEERDPNVSTRSEMDENMTSLRQTRDSEHIMNDLHALKELQRAKLGDRILDNTRNKFGIINIDEEARAKNDLISRELRNIKKGMLSMRGNTSAKRDVFSKTEKEQRKQEAFTKKNTNVMVNKALLNDNYDKAKMALEEIISEREKRRNKFDDRDDDSTFDENASDESYVTRGQQCQNAMNDSMMEGKERQNGSISALNEKDLKERLCDLRDRNHVRQILSLTEPRHGETHRLGGRKVLPVTEKVGNELDPLLKTKHVIDKQTDNPSYESEVVDFRHVARQVSEDSGESLSNEIGGTKLDAPPVPPRSKKGGNRRDGSTTKEIHISNDAVDEDAWDEVMKYENGEVCLNEMRRTGSGKQEEDSDQFTKETLPIQNEQLSDEDMWDLVINANSKSIKAPHAVKCEPISSSNYLQSENSLHLSPKFKGDENEPTDLQTVGAKGETTFENSNAKSQEACKVKRKAPLRPDHLLITPDDKVNKNIAAEEESDKTYRHTEEVNVDTEAVSETPINIISPLLLVNGVSVNQSPPDQASLSSKSSYFSADSALHRNTETESNLYHSLENLIGEVEEGMQNVPQNMKHDLDRTEVEYYSLSDHESESEVMKRAIAALQKEPEVPDDDSKDRDNITADESLTHDEKTPMTPTSPPNTFSPTLATPSLFKVKDNTFNIKPKKKLQPWLLGGSLGGSERGEDQAKENPELTLVNETTTSDTTFTLQQKP; encoded by the coding sequence ATGAGCTGTGTGGAAAAGCGACATGTGAGCCATCGGGGGGGGAGCATGCTCCACCATCGCTTCCCCAATGGCTTCACTGACGTGTTCATGGATGAGACGGACCGGGAGGTCAGCACTCTCACTGACCGAGCCTTCCGAAGTCTCTGCGTTGGAGATGACGCAGTTTATAATGATGAGTTGCTGTATGGATATTCACCTTTCAGCTGCCATAAACCCTTGGCAGGGGAGCCTCTTAAAAAGACTCATCATAAGGAATCTAAAAAGCACGGGCAAAAGAAGTGTGACAAAAATAATGCCCAGCcgtggaaacagcagcagcaaaagaaTATGTCCAACATGACATCTTTCCTTAAGGCATTGAGTGCCACAGAGGAAAGCTGTGAGGGGATGTTAATCAAAAATGGAGGTATTATGGATTCTAATGGGGAATCATGGGATAAGTCAGCACTGCGCAGCATCCAAAAGGAGTTATCGGAATTCTCCACGGATTATCACCCCAATCTGAGGGAGGGACATTACAAGAACCATCATCGACATCACTCTGGCGGTGGTTCATCTAACAAAACAGGCAAAGATGCTGCCCTGCCCTCAGGGAAATCCTCAAAGATCAAAAACGGGAAAACCACTGTCAAACTAAGGAAACTTAACATCAAAaactttttcctccacagtgagTTAAGCCCTTTCCAAACTTGGAGAGATTTTAAACACTTCCCCTTTGGCCAAGAGGAGACAGTAACATCTATTCGTCCCACAGATAAAATCCCTAAATGGTTCGACTTGCCATTTTACAAGGAACTGACAGATGCACACAGAAAAGAGACTCTGCACACAGTGGAGGAGCAGTCATGCCAGAAAGCAGCAGTAGAGCCCCCTCCTCCCACTGCTCCGAAACccatccctccccctcctccaccaaaAGTCCTGCCAAAGCCCTCAGCTACTCCGGCTGAGAAGAGGTGCTCTTCGGAGGGAGGAGATGGGATTACTGCCCCCTGGAGGCGCAACAGGTCAAGGGCAACAAGTGCAATTCCAGTCAATCAGCCAGAAATACCAAGTCAGGACAATTATTCAAAGCCGGTTGATGAAACTCTTTTGTTGGTCAAAAAGGAGCCTAAATCTGTGGAGGTGAAAGCGATAGAGGAGGTCAGCTCTTTGGCCTCTACTCCATTCAGCATCTGCCAACTGATGACTCCTCTCATTCCCTCCAGACAACCAACGGAAACATCAGAGATCCTCTCAGTCTTCTCGCCCTCTGCCCTTGACCTTCCACTTAGACCACACTCTGAGGTCAAAGTGACCCCTGAACCTCCAGTCAAGCGGGAGAGCTACAAATCCCTTGCCTCTAGCATCCTCTTCAACCTCAAAGACAACAGGAAAAGGGTTAAAAGCCGTTACAGCCCGCCTAAATTCAAAACTATAGAGTTGCCTGATGGTGGCATCCAGTCTCCACAATCAGATCAATATAAGCATCCACATGCTGGCTCTGAGGGCAATGCATCTGGCTTTAACACCCCTGCCATCTTTAGAGGTGGACAGACAGTTTGCAGTCCTATCTTGGAACCCGACAGCAGCCCAACTGTTGGTCTTACAAACAACGATACTAACAGGCCTCTATCAGTTGACTATTTGTTATCAAATCTACTGCAAACCAAAAAGGAGGCTGGTAATGGTGAGGAGAATCCGATGTCCCCCTTTACACGCCCTAAAAAGAACAGGAGCCCCATGGGTAAGAAGCAAATCTACCCCTCTCTGAATTTGTACAAGAAAACCAACCCTGTTGATAGTGATTTGAAATATGTTCAAGTTCCTGCGAGCACTGTTGCTCCTGTACACACAGACCAACTAACTGTGACAGATGAACTTTCACCACTAATGCTCAACAAAGAACTCTCCCCAACAGCACTGCCAATAAACACATGGCCTTTACCAAACACTTTAAATGTCAGCAAAGATCTATCACCCATAATTTCACCCCGTGCCATTGAGAACGAGAGGTTGTCATCAAATTTATCGGTAGGGAAAAGACTCACAAATTTACCAGACAAAGCAAAACAGCTGgtgaaagacacaaaagaaaTAGACTCTGGAGCTCAGCCTGCTTTTAAGGAAAAAGAGGCTAGTGGCCAAACCATGAGCACAATGGATGTGATCAGAGCAGCGAGGGAAGCAATTAATTCAGCGAAAAACAAAGCTCTATCTGCGACTCAGCCAGAGAGCATCAATAAGCCAATTTCAGACGtagaagaaatgaaagagagagaagtagATGAGAAGGTCGCCTATTCAAAGGAAAAGGTTAGCAACAAGAGGGAGGGTTCATTATCAGAAAACAACAATGTTTTCTCTCAAAGTAGAAATGAATCAACTGGTACAACACTGGTTGGCAAGAATCCTGTCAAGAAAGAGCCACCGCCAGTTCCAAAGAGAAATTTTGCAAAATCTGATGTTGAATTTGCTTTTGACAGACATCAGACACATAATGTTGACAAACCCAGTAGGTGTAATTCAGTGGATGCGAAACTAGATCtaccagagaaagaaaatgaatctgtCCCAAAACAAGCAAAGAGCAAACATGTGTTCTCAGCCAGACAGAACAATTACATAAAAAATCAGAGATGTGCAGTGACGGATGATGATCAAGGACAGGAATACGAGGAACGTGATCCGAATGTGAGTACAAGGTCAGAGATGGATGAGAATATGACGTCACTAAGACAAACGAGAGATAGTGAGCATATTATGAATGATTTGCATGCTctgaaagagctgcagagagcaaagcTTGGCGATCGCATACTTGACAACACCAGGAACAAGTTTGGGATTATTAACATTGATGAGGAGGCCAGGGCGAAGAATGATTTGATCTCAAGGGAGCTTCGTAATATAAAGAAGGGCATGCTATCTATGAGAGGGAACACATCAGCTAAGAGAGATGTGTTTTCCAAGACAGAGAAGGAACAGAGAAAGCAGGAGGctttcacaaagaaaaacactaacGTCATGGTAAACAAAGCACTTCTAAATGACAATTATGACAAAGCCAAAATGGCACTTGAAGAGATCATTTCAGAGAGGGAGAAGCGAAGGAATAAATTCGACGATAGAGACGATGATTCGACATTTGATGAGAACGCTAGCGATGAAAGTTATGTAACAAGGGGACAGCAATGTCAAAACGCAATGAATGATTCAATGATGGAGGGCAAGGAAAGACAAAATGGCAGCATTTCTGCATTAAATGAGAAAGATCTAAAGGAGAGGTTATGCGATCTGAGAGACCGCAACCACGTGAGGCAGATTCTGTCACTAACCGAGCCTAGACATGGTGAGACTCACAGACTGGGTGGTAGGAAAGTTCTACCTGTCACGGAAAAGGTTGGCAATGAGCTAGACCCACTCCTTAAAACTAAACATGTTATtgataaacaaactgataaTCCTAGCTATGAATCAGAGGTGGTGGATTTCAGACATGTAGCGAGACAGGTGTCTGAAGACAGTGGTGAAAGTCTGAGTAATGAAATCGGAGGCACAAAGTTAGATGCTCCGCCTGTTCCTCCGAGGAGTAAAAAAGGAGGCAATAGAAGAGATGGCAGCACTACTAAGGAAATACATATTTCAAATGATGCAGTAGATGAGGATGCCTGGGACGAAgtcatgaaatatgaaaacgGTGAGGTGTGCTTGAATGAGATGAGGAGGACAGGCTcaggaaaacaagaagaagacagTGACCAGTTCACAAAAGAAACTCTGCCCATTCAAAATGAACAACTTTCTGATGAAGACATGTGGGATTTGGTAATTAATGCAAATTCAAAATCCATCAAAGCTCCTCATGCAGTTAAATGTGAGCCCATCTCATCTTCAAATTACCTACAATCTGAAAATAGCTTGCACTTGTCACCAAAGTTCAAGGGAGATGAAAACGAGCCGACTGATTTACAGACAGTGGGCGCCAAAGGGGAAACCACCTTTGAAAACAGCAATGCAAAGTCACAGGAAGCATGCAAGGTAAAGAGAAAGGCCCCTTTAAGACCGGACCATCTGCTAATCACACCAGATGACAAAGTAAACAAGAATATAGCTGCAGAAGAGGAATCGGACAAAACATATAGACACACTGAGGAAGTAAATGTAGATACAGAGGCCGTCAGTGAAACGCCCATAAACATAATATCACCTTTACTACTCGTGAATGGTGTTAGTGTCAATCAGAGCCCACCTGATCAAGCTAGCTTGTCCTCAAAATCCTCTTACTTCTCTGCAGATAGCGCactgcacagaaacactgagactgAGTCCAACCTTTACCACTCACTGGAGAACTTGAtcggagaggtggaggagggaatGCAGAATGTTccacaaaacatgaaacacgATTTGGACAGGACTGAGGTGGAGTATTATTCTTTGAGTGATCATGAAAGTGAGTCAGAGGTTATGAAGCGAGCGATAGCAGCGCTTCAAAAAGAGCCAGAAGTGCCCGACGATGACAGCAAGGACAGAGACAATATCACTGCAGATGAAAGTTTAACTCATGATGAAAAAACTCCAATGACACCAACATCACCCCCGAACACGTTCTCACCAACTTTGGCAACCCcgtctttatttaaagtcaaagACAACACTTTTAATATTAAGCCGAAGAAGAAACTACAGCCTTGGTTACTGGGAGGTAGTCTGGGTGGTtcagagaggggagaagatCAAGCAAAGGAAAACCCAGAGCTCACACTGGTTAATGAGACCACTACCAGTGATACCACCTTTACCCTCCAGCAGAAACCTTAG